A window from Vigna angularis cultivar LongXiaoDou No.4 chromosome 7, ASM1680809v1, whole genome shotgun sequence encodes these proteins:
- the LOC108336487 gene encoding ABC transporter G family member 26 translates to MENEREDEIEDMSTSPPSLGSLQFAGSNGFGHSMEFMSQAYLPNVYTDIDIKIEDSNFNQDPPLPIYLKFEDVEYKVRASQAASTNPVKSVMSKVAIQHNLGEDKYKKILKGMTGSIGPGEILALMGPSGSGKTTLLRVVGGRLVENVKGKITYNDVRFNAAVKRRLDYFLCNRIGFVTQEDVLFPQLTVEETLIFSAFLRLPGNMSEQQKYARVETTIKELGLERCRHTKIGGGYLKSISGGERKRTSIGYEILVDPSLLLLDEPTSGLDSTAANRLLLTLQGLAKGGRTIITTIHQPSSRIFHMFDKLLLISEGYPIYYGKAKDSMQYFSSLSFTPEIPMNPAEFMLDLATGQVNNISFPQDTFKDQESADRSKSVIKYLQLKYKETLEPKEKDENHGAANTPEHLQLAIQVKKDWTVSWLDQFFILYKRTFRARCKDYFDKLRLVQALGIALLLGLLWWKSSTNTEAQVRDQVGLMFYICIFWTSSCIFGAVYVFPFEKVYLVKERKADMYRLSVYYVSSTLCDMVAHVFYPTFFMLILYFMAGFKRTVACFFLTLFAVLLIAITSQGAGELFGAAVMSIQRAGIVASLILMLFLLTGGYYVQHVPKVMQWLKYLSFVYYGFRLLLKVQYSGEQLYECESERGCRTLQSSPSFDTVNLNGGLTEAWIMVAMALCFRVLAYFCLRRRIEVRN, encoded by the exons ATGGAGAATGAAAGAGAAGATGAGATTGAGGATATGTCAACGTCACCCCCGTCTCTGGGCTCCCTGCAATTTGCAGGGAGCAATGGCTTTGGTCACAGCATGGAGTTCATGTCTCAGGCATACCTTCCCAATGTGTACACTGATATTGACATAAAAATTGAGGATTCCAATTTCAACCAAGATCCCCCCCTCCCCATTTATCTCAAG TTTGAGGATGTAGAGTATAAGGTGAGAGCTAGCCAAGCGGCTTCCACTAATCCTGTGAAGTCAGTGATGTCAAAAGTTGCCATACAACACAACCTGGGAGAAGATAAATACAAGAAAATTTTGAAGGGTATGACAGGAAGCATTGGCCCTGGTGAAATTCTTGCTTTGATGGGTCCTTCTGGGAGTGGAAAGACAACCTTGTTGAGAGTTGTAGGGGGAAGATTAGTTGAAAACGTAAAGGGAAAGATAACTTACAATGACGTTCGATTTAATGCAGCTGTCAAGAGAAGGTTAGA ttattttctgtgtaaTAGGATTGGCTTTGTTACACAAGAGGATGTGCTTTTCCCACAACTTACAGTAGAGGAAACATTGATCTTCTCTGCATTCTTAAGGTTACCAGGCAATATGAGCGAGCAACAAAAATATGCAAGAGTGGAGACCACTATCAAGGAGCTAGGCCTTGAAAG ATGTCGCCACACAAAAATAGGTGGAGGATATCTCAAAAGCATATCTGGAGGAGAAAGGAAGCGAACCAGCATAGGCTATGAAATCCTTGTTGACCCTTCACTGCTTCTACTTGATGAACCAACTTCAGGCCTTGATTCCACAGCAGCAAACAGACTCCTTCTCACTCTTCAGGGACTTGCCAAG GGTGGAAGGACCATAATCACAACAATTCACCAGCCATCCAGCAGAATCTTTCACATGTTTGACAAACTTCTTCTTATATCAGAAGGATACCCCATTTACTATGGGAAGGCCAAGGACTCAATGCAGTACTTTTCATCGTTGAGTTTCACCCCGGAAATACCAATGAATCCTGCAGAATTCATGCTTGACTTGGCAACTGGACAAGTGAATAACATAAGCTTTCCTCAAGATACTTTCAAAGATCAAGAATCTGCCGACCGCTCAAAATCTGTTATTAAA TATCTACAACTCAAGTATAAGGAAACACTGgaaccaaaagaaaaagatgagaatcATGGAGCAGCAAACACACCAGAACATCTTCAGCTTGCCATTCAGGTTAAAAAGGACTGGACAGTGAGTTGGTTGGACCAATTCTTCATTCTTTACAAGAGAACATTCAGAGCAAGATGCAAGGactattttgataaattaagaTTAGTTCAAGCACTTGGCATTGCTCTTTTGTTGGGGCTACTTTGGTGGAAATCCTCAACCAATACAGAGGCTCAAGTTAGAGATCAG GTTGGATTAATGTTCTATATCTGTATATTCTGGACATCTTCATGCATTTTTGGAGCAGTCTATGTCTTTCCATTTGAAAAGGTCTATTTGGTGAAAGAAAGGAAAGCAGATATGTATAGACTGAGTGTATACTACGTAAGCAGCACTCTGTGTGATATGGTGGCGCATGTTTTTTACCCTACTTTCTTCATGCTTATCTTGTACTTCATGGCTGGGTTTAAGAGGACTGTTGCTTGCTTCTTCCTGACTTTGTTCGCGGTGCTGCTAATAGCTATAACAAGTCAA GGAGCAGGAGAACTATTTGGAGCTGCAGTAATGAGCATTCAAAGAGCAGGGATAGTTGCTTCTTTGATACTAATGTTGTTCCTTCTCACCGGTGGCTACTATGTCCAG CACGTACCGAAGGTGATGCAGTGGTTGAAGTATTTATCATTCGTGTACTATGGCTTCAGACTTCTTCTGAAAGTGCAGTATTCAGGAGAACAACTATATGAGTGTGAAAGCGAGAGAGGGTGCAGAACACTGCAGAGTTCACCATCATTTGACACAGTAAACTTGAATGGAGGCTTAACTGAAGCATGGATTATGGTAGCCATGGCTCTGTGCTTCCGTGTCTTGGCCTACTTCTGTCTCCGCAGACGAATTGAAGTTCGAAATTAG